One part of the Anaeromyxobacter sp. Fw109-5 genome encodes these proteins:
- a CDS encoding NHL repeat-containing protein, translating into MKRSSFGILAAVLASLAGTAARAEGVVFRFSGALYADDKKVKLRAPEGVGCADDRVVVADSGNARLVVYRLSEGGVVSPGNPVKVDAMKYPTRVVLDGSKTAWFLDRKERKIGRVAADGAFKGWLVPKDVPGFLPTSFVLAKGGGVLALDGSGRAVLDVGEDGAVARRLPLPEGQFTDLAVDAAGTIFTIDAVTATVFTAGKGDAAFKALTKSLKESMSFPIQLVSNERGRFYVVDQNGMGVVVLGNDGSYQGRQLTLGWSEGNLYYPSQLCVTGKGLAAIADRGNHRVQVFTTVE; encoded by the coding sequence GTGAAGCGCTCCAGCTTTGGGATCCTCGCCGCCGTCCTCGCCTCCCTCGCCGGGACGGCCGCTCGCGCCGAGGGCGTCGTATTTCGATTCTCCGGCGCGCTGTACGCCGACGACAAGAAGGTGAAGCTCCGCGCCCCCGAGGGTGTGGGCTGCGCGGACGATCGCGTCGTCGTCGCCGACAGCGGCAACGCGCGCCTCGTCGTGTACCGGCTGTCCGAGGGCGGCGTGGTCTCCCCCGGCAATCCCGTGAAGGTCGACGCGATGAAGTACCCCACGCGCGTGGTCCTCGACGGCAGCAAGACCGCCTGGTTCCTGGACCGCAAGGAGCGCAAGATCGGGCGGGTGGCCGCCGACGGCGCCTTCAAGGGCTGGCTCGTTCCGAAGGACGTGCCAGGCTTCCTCCCGACGAGCTTCGTGCTCGCGAAGGGCGGTGGCGTCCTCGCGCTGGACGGGTCTGGCCGCGCGGTGCTCGACGTCGGAGAGGACGGCGCCGTGGCCCGGCGCCTGCCCCTGCCCGAGGGGCAGTTCACGGACCTCGCGGTGGACGCGGCGGGCACGATCTTCACGATCGACGCCGTGACCGCCACGGTGTTTACCGCGGGCAAGGGCGACGCGGCCTTCAAGGCGCTGACGAAGTCGCTCAAGGAGTCGATGAGCTTCCCCATCCAGCTCGTCTCGAACGAGCGCGGCCGCTTCTACGTGGTGGACCAGAACGGGATGGGCGTGGTGGTGCTCGGTAACGACGGGAGCTACCAGGGGCGGCAGCTCACCCTCGGCTGGTCGGAGGGGAACCTCTACTACCCCTCGCAGCTCTGCGTGACCGGGAAGGGTCTCGCGGCGATCGCGGACCGCGGCAACCACCGCGTCCAGGTCTTCACGACCGTGGAGTGA
- a CDS encoding NHL repeat-containing protein has product MVSLALALALAAVTPRMVPAPDRGEVRVRYLFSLTAHTGKTTLDVPGLSWDPEARELFVLFAGDLRVFNASGMEIYRFNRQPELGWLQSVTPLPGGDLLLWTVKEGQSRFVRCDFRGRPLGEFTLSGVPPDLVGIGRIGPFRAGDRLYFPEETGKRLAVTSLEGEFIAVRDLTLKFGDEEDKLEKEDLDRGGFWIDEKENVYFSFPLIFHVAVLGPDGKQRGFGQKGSTVGKFNVIGNLAADEDGYVYVADVLKSTVMVFNSEFRYVGQVAGIHRPAGILYGGGKLFVAQGRGAGVAVFEVLRN; this is encoded by the coding sequence TTGGTCTCTCTCGCCCTCGCGCTCGCGCTCGCCGCCGTCACGCCGCGCATGGTCCCGGCGCCGGACCGGGGAGAGGTGCGGGTCCGGTATCTCTTCTCGCTCACGGCCCACACCGGCAAGACCACGCTCGACGTCCCGGGGCTCTCGTGGGACCCGGAGGCTCGCGAGCTGTTCGTGCTGTTCGCGGGCGACCTCCGGGTCTTCAACGCGTCGGGGATGGAGATCTACCGGTTCAATCGGCAGCCGGAGCTCGGCTGGTTGCAGTCGGTGACGCCGCTCCCAGGCGGCGACCTGCTGCTGTGGACCGTCAAGGAAGGTCAGTCGAGGTTCGTCCGCTGCGACTTCCGCGGCCGCCCGCTCGGCGAGTTCACGCTGAGCGGCGTCCCCCCCGACCTCGTCGGCATCGGGCGCATCGGTCCGTTTCGCGCCGGCGATCGCCTCTACTTTCCCGAGGAGACGGGGAAGCGGCTCGCGGTGACCTCGCTGGAGGGCGAGTTCATCGCGGTGCGGGACCTCACCCTCAAGTTCGGCGACGAAGAGGACAAGCTCGAGAAGGAAGACCTCGACCGGGGGGGATTCTGGATCGACGAGAAGGAGAACGTCTACTTCTCGTTCCCCCTGATCTTCCACGTCGCCGTGCTCGGGCCCGACGGAAAGCAGCGCGGCTTCGGTCAGAAGGGCAGCACGGTCGGCAAGTTCAACGTCATCGGAAACCTGGCGGCGGACGAGGACGGCTACGTCTACGTCGCGGACGTGCTGAAATCGACCGTGATGGTGTTCAACTCCGAGTTCCGCTACGTCGGCCAGGTGGCCGGGATCCATCGCCCGGCGGGCATCCTCTACGGCGGCGGCAAGCTCTTCGTGGCGCAGGGCCGCGGCGCCGGTGTGGCAGTCTTCGAGGTGCTTCGGAACTGA
- a CDS encoding tetratricopeptide repeat protein, translated as MKRTAPEPKTPGAEGHWLPLLAVTVLGLLSYSNSFGAAFVFDDVPSIVENVLIRDLRHYLPGGGTYAAAPNRYLGYLSFALNYAAGGLDPAGYHVVNLCVHLANALLVYALAILTFRTPGVRDSKLAGSSRIVAFAAAALFVAHPLQTNAVTYVVQRFASLATMFYLLAVVLYAWWRLRQETHPLAPAWSAASYGLVLASVVAAMRTKEIAFTLPLAIAGYELVFFGPLRKKTALALAPILATLAIIPLTMLGVTADVGAAVQRLEGATRNSELSRVEYLMTQLPVVASYLRLLIAPVGLTFDHDVPIARSLLEPRVLLGLVVVGGLLAVAAHLLWRSRPGAAGRLDPSGRVVGFGILWFFLALSVESSVIPIRDVMFEHRVYLPSAGLFIGAVTAALWLARRYSVPDRVTVATAAVLAIALGAATFARNLVWQDELALWGDAVAKAPNKTRPHTNYAHALRKLGRDEEALEHFRAVVRISPDHVDGMNNLAVHLERLGRTDEAAQWLELALRSKPDHAETYVNLGRLLLVEGRAPEAAALSQRAIELDPGYRDAYANLSGALNSLGRPDETLRLLESAPQVVQASPEARFNLGVAHVLLGNAAGASAQLAALQRGGSDRAGQLAAFMASRGMR; from the coding sequence ATGAAACGGACGGCCCCTGAACCGAAGACGCCCGGAGCCGAGGGGCACTGGCTCCCGCTGCTCGCCGTCACGGTCCTCGGCCTCCTCTCCTACTCGAACTCGTTCGGCGCCGCGTTCGTCTTCGACGACGTCCCGAGCATCGTCGAGAACGTCCTCATCCGCGATCTGCGACATTACCTGCCAGGCGGCGGCACCTACGCGGCAGCGCCGAATCGCTACCTCGGATACCTGAGCTTCGCGCTGAACTACGCCGCAGGCGGCCTGGATCCGGCCGGGTACCACGTCGTCAACCTGTGCGTGCACCTCGCGAACGCGTTGCTGGTCTACGCGCTCGCGATCCTCACCTTCCGGACGCCCGGCGTGCGGGACTCGAAGCTCGCCGGGTCGTCGCGCATCGTCGCGTTCGCCGCCGCGGCGCTCTTCGTCGCGCACCCGCTCCAGACGAACGCGGTCACGTACGTGGTCCAGCGGTTCGCGTCGCTCGCGACGATGTTCTACCTGCTCGCCGTCGTGCTGTACGCGTGGTGGCGCCTGCGGCAGGAGACCCATCCGCTCGCGCCCGCCTGGAGCGCCGCGAGCTACGGGCTCGTGCTCGCGTCGGTCGTCGCCGCCATGCGAACGAAGGAGATCGCCTTCACGCTTCCGCTCGCGATCGCCGGATACGAGCTCGTCTTCTTCGGGCCTCTCCGCAAGAAGACCGCCCTCGCGCTCGCGCCGATCCTCGCGACGCTCGCGATCATCCCGCTCACGATGCTGGGAGTGACCGCGGACGTCGGCGCTGCGGTCCAGCGCCTGGAAGGAGCCACGCGGAACTCCGAGCTGTCCCGGGTCGAGTACCTGATGACGCAGCTGCCGGTCGTGGCGAGCTACCTCCGGCTCCTGATCGCTCCGGTCGGGCTGACGTTCGATCACGACGTGCCGATCGCGCGATCGTTGCTCGAGCCACGCGTGCTGCTCGGGCTCGTGGTCGTCGGGGGTCTCCTCGCGGTGGCCGCTCACCTGCTGTGGCGCTCCCGCCCGGGCGCGGCGGGACGTCTCGATCCCAGCGGCCGGGTCGTGGGGTTCGGGATCCTCTGGTTCTTCCTCGCGCTCTCCGTCGAGTCGAGCGTCATCCCGATCAGGGACGTGATGTTCGAGCACCGCGTCTACCTGCCGTCCGCGGGCCTCTTCATCGGCGCCGTCACGGCCGCGCTCTGGCTGGCGCGGCGGTACTCCGTCCCGGACCGGGTCACCGTCGCGACGGCAGCGGTGCTGGCGATCGCGCTCGGCGCGGCGACGTTCGCACGCAACCTCGTCTGGCAGGACGAGCTCGCGCTGTGGGGCGACGCCGTCGCGAAGGCGCCGAACAAGACGCGGCCGCACACGAACTACGCCCACGCGCTCCGCAAGCTCGGGCGCGACGAGGAGGCGCTCGAGCACTTCCGCGCGGTGGTCCGCATCTCGCCGGACCACGTGGACGGGATGAACAACCTCGCGGTCCACCTGGAGCGGCTCGGACGCACGGACGAGGCGGCGCAGTGGCTCGAGCTGGCGCTCCGCTCCAAGCCCGATCACGCGGAGACCTACGTGAACCTGGGGCGCCTGCTCCTGGTGGAAGGGCGCGCGCCGGAGGCCGCCGCGCTCTCGCAGAGGGCGATCGAGCTGGACCCTGGTTACCGCGATGCCTACGCGAACCTCTCGGGTGCGCTGAACTCTCTCGGCCGTCCCGACGAGACGCTCCGGCTGCTGGAATCGGCGCCGCAGGTCGTGCAGGCCAGCCCGGAGGCGCGCTTCAACCTCGGCGTCGCGCACGTGCTGCTGGGGAACGCCGCCGGCGCGAGCGCGCAGCTGGCGGCGCTCCAGCGCGGCGGCAGCGATCGGGCAGGTCAGCTCGCCGCGTTCATGGCGTCCCGCGGCATGCGGTGA
- a CDS encoding YfhO family protein: protein MSTRTSTRVARASAQESSPVESSRAGWAAIAGLVLVVLVSNYRVALLGETYSTRDALGFMSPVLAFLGSALRSGRIPEWCDGIGIGVPFATNPIDGVTYPPFWIAAFVRPLLAKDLVVLAHLLVAAGGAAALARSLGAGWRGAWLSGAAFVTCGYAASMPGNNNVHLLCWTPWVAWAANRVALSPGGLREPLLLAAALAMQIVVGEPAHLVVSLGLALVLLLIPRGLDRRRPLLRGALAMAGALPLSAATLLPALGILGWTTRGQGLSTEERLSWSMAPIRVLEWLWPGLLGTQLPPGGLVDNLARALGPVYGLNDSTWAASVYVGVPLLALVAWTAWRDRLARWLLWASLGFVVLALGAATPVHEALAALLPPLRIVRYPEKYLIGSIVLWCAMAGMGAARVQKHGVERPLVSIAWAGTALLGLLVAAATASRSLIVPAIAARVDASQLPFEAGAAFQRVLVSGAIATVVAAAFATLLWLGARARQPRFAVAAGLLLVAELVVRSWAVHPSTDPGPLETPPRLLAGLLPSQSATIRPRLWASSTRLVGPPDFRNEATYAQYVFQGLFDNVPMMFGFNAFPGHSSIESSALQRLTSSEEGGALLGIEYVRMAEELLVGPGGVPTVPPELIVARDAELRTAIVRVPDPRPRAFVTAEAFDSPRPCSVRSAIPEQVELDCVTPSPGYAVLLDAAAPGWTVSVDGIPAPIETADGVFRAVRVGAGAHRVDFRYRTPWLRGGAAIAGASWLAWLVILMLAARKHAAHSP, encoded by the coding sequence ATGAGCACCCGAACGTCCACGCGCGTCGCTCGCGCTTCCGCTCAGGAGAGCTCGCCCGTCGAGTCCAGTCGAGCGGGATGGGCCGCCATCGCCGGCCTCGTCCTCGTCGTCCTCGTCTCCAACTACCGCGTGGCGCTCCTGGGCGAGACCTACTCCACCCGCGACGCGCTCGGGTTCATGTCCCCCGTGCTCGCGTTCCTCGGCTCGGCGCTGCGCAGCGGGCGAATTCCGGAGTGGTGCGACGGCATCGGGATCGGCGTTCCGTTCGCGACGAACCCGATCGACGGGGTGACCTATCCGCCGTTCTGGATCGCGGCGTTCGTCCGTCCGCTGCTCGCGAAGGACCTCGTCGTGCTCGCGCATCTCCTCGTGGCGGCGGGAGGAGCGGCGGCGCTCGCTCGCAGCCTCGGGGCGGGCTGGCGGGGCGCGTGGCTGTCGGGGGCAGCCTTCGTGACCTGCGGCTACGCGGCGTCGATGCCGGGGAACAACAACGTCCACCTGCTGTGCTGGACGCCGTGGGTGGCCTGGGCCGCGAACCGGGTCGCGCTGTCGCCGGGGGGCCTGCGGGAGCCGTTGCTCCTCGCCGCTGCGCTGGCGATGCAGATCGTCGTCGGAGAGCCGGCCCACCTCGTCGTCTCGCTCGGCCTCGCCCTGGTGCTCCTGCTGATTCCCCGCGGCCTCGATCGCCGCCGCCCGCTGCTCCGCGGCGCGCTGGCGATGGCGGGCGCCCTTCCCTTGAGCGCCGCGACGCTGCTCCCCGCGCTCGGCATCCTCGGCTGGACGACCCGGGGACAGGGGTTGTCGACCGAGGAGCGCCTGAGCTGGTCGATGGCGCCCATCCGCGTGCTCGAGTGGCTCTGGCCGGGCCTGCTGGGGACCCAGCTGCCTCCCGGCGGGCTCGTCGACAACCTCGCCCGCGCCCTCGGCCCCGTCTACGGACTCAACGACTCGACGTGGGCCGCCAGCGTCTACGTGGGCGTTCCCCTGCTCGCGCTCGTCGCCTGGACGGCCTGGCGGGACCGCCTGGCCAGGTGGCTCCTCTGGGCGTCGCTGGGATTCGTGGTCCTGGCCCTCGGCGCCGCGACCCCCGTGCACGAGGCGCTCGCCGCGCTCCTGCCGCCCCTCAGGATCGTCCGCTATCCCGAGAAGTACCTGATCGGCAGCATCGTCCTGTGGTGCGCCATGGCGGGCATGGGGGCCGCACGCGTCCAGAAGCACGGCGTGGAGCGTCCTCTCGTGAGCATCGCGTGGGCCGGGACGGCCTTGCTCGGGCTGCTCGTGGCCGCGGCGACCGCGTCCCGAAGCCTGATCGTGCCGGCGATCGCAGCGCGGGTCGATGCCTCCCAGCTTCCGTTCGAGGCGGGCGCCGCGTTCCAGCGCGTCCTCGTCTCCGGCGCGATCGCCACGGTCGTGGCGGCAGCGTTCGCGACGCTCCTCTGGCTGGGCGCTCGAGCTCGCCAGCCCCGCTTCGCCGTCGCCGCCGGCTTGCTCCTCGTCGCGGAGTTGGTCGTCCGCTCCTGGGCGGTTCATCCCTCCACCGATCCCGGGCCGCTGGAGACGCCCCCGAGGCTCCTCGCCGGGCTCCTCCCCTCGCAGTCGGCGACGATTCGACCGCGCCTGTGGGCGAGCAGCACGAGGCTGGTGGGACCGCCGGATTTCCGGAACGAGGCGACGTACGCTCAGTACGTGTTCCAGGGGCTCTTCGACAACGTGCCGATGATGTTCGGCTTCAACGCGTTCCCCGGCCACAGCTCGATCGAGAGCTCGGCCCTGCAGCGGCTCACGTCGAGCGAGGAGGGTGGCGCCCTGCTCGGCATCGAGTACGTGCGGATGGCGGAGGAGCTCCTCGTCGGCCCGGGCGGCGTGCCCACCGTTCCTCCCGAGCTCATCGTCGCGCGGGATGCGGAGCTGCGAACCGCCATCGTCCGGGTCCCCGATCCCAGGCCCAGGGCCTTCGTCACGGCCGAAGCGTTCGACTCGCCGCGTCCATGCTCCGTCCGCTCGGCCATCCCGGAACAGGTCGAGCTCGACTGCGTGACGCCGTCTCCAGGGTACGCCGTGCTCCTCGACGCGGCGGCCCCCGGCTGGACGGTCAGCGTGGACGGCATCCCCGCGCCCATCGAGACGGCGGACGGCGTCTTCCGTGCCGTCCGCGTGGGCGCCGGAGCTCACCGCGTCGATTTCCGATACCGGACGCCGTGGCTTCGAGGCGGCGCCGCGATCGCCGGCGCGAGCTGGCTCGCGTGGCTCGTGATCCTGATGCTCGCAGCTCGCAAGCACGCAGCGCACTCGCCCTGA
- a CDS encoding helix-turn-helix domain-containing protein, whose translation MKLLANAIHGPGGSLSLPESDEASSDLAMLIEGETSGAPLDDVLARFGRSRSTYYEKLRRFRERGLEGLIAQPSGPRGQWRRPLEVVRHIVRTRLRAPERSAAEIAEELGSLGHEVSVRSVERTLSQFGLTRSRRERAT comes from the coding sequence TTGAAGCTCCTCGCAAACGCGATCCACGGCCCCGGCGGCTCCCTTTCCTTACCCGAGAGCGACGAGGCGTCGTCCGATCTGGCTATGCTGATCGAGGGAGAAACGAGCGGCGCTCCCCTCGACGACGTCCTCGCCCGGTTCGGGCGCTCGCGGAGCACCTACTACGAGAAGCTGCGCCGGTTCCGCGAACGAGGGCTGGAAGGGCTCATCGCGCAGCCGTCGGGCCCGCGAGGTCAGTGGCGGAGACCGCTGGAGGTCGTCCGCCACATCGTCCGCACGCGCCTCCGGGCTCCCGAGCGCAGCGCCGCCGAGATCGCCGAGGAGCTGGGCTCCCTCGGCCACGAGGTCTCGGTGCGCAGCGTCGAGCGGACCCTCTCGCAGTTCGGGCTCACGCGGAGCCGGCGCGAGCGAGCGACTTGA
- the hemA gene encoding glutamyl-tRNA reductase: MLVAVGLNQKGATVADREVLALPAEGFQSTLAEYAALDAVDEIAVMSTCYRVEIYAATRCPAAATLSLRQALNARAGRELPLFELHGEEAYRHLVRVASSLESAILGEPQILGQVKEAFQRSIDQGVAAKELTSVLNRALSAAKRVRTDTAIGRAGISWGHAAATLAEKVLGKMQGRRVVVVGAGEMARLSAQHLRDQGARIVVLNRTLVNGEALAREVGGVARPLEALGEELAQADVVVSAAPVAPDAFQPEAMAELSRSRKRPIVLVDLAVPRAIPAATGAIRDVYLCDVDDLDRVMKAAMSERAAAVADADRIIAEEVGKFVRAEAERRAAPLIQEMRTRASAIAREEVERTLRRLGEDPEVERRLEAMAGSIVSKILHAPSARLRQAVCDGCSGEALVSAAVEIFELSADIRVHRGNAA, translated from the coding sequence GTGCTCGTCGCAGTCGGTCTGAACCAGAAGGGCGCAACCGTCGCCGACCGCGAGGTGCTCGCCCTCCCCGCGGAGGGGTTCCAGTCGACGCTCGCGGAGTACGCCGCGCTCGACGCCGTCGACGAGATCGCGGTGATGTCCACGTGCTACCGCGTGGAGATCTATGCCGCGACGCGCTGCCCCGCGGCCGCGACGCTCTCTCTTCGCCAGGCGCTGAACGCGCGCGCCGGGCGTGAGCTGCCGCTGTTCGAGCTCCACGGCGAGGAGGCGTACCGCCACCTCGTCCGTGTCGCGTCGAGCCTCGAGTCCGCCATCCTCGGCGAGCCGCAGATCCTCGGGCAGGTGAAGGAGGCCTTCCAGCGGTCCATCGACCAGGGCGTCGCGGCCAAGGAGCTCACCTCGGTGCTGAACCGGGCGCTCTCCGCGGCGAAGCGCGTCCGCACCGACACGGCGATCGGGCGGGCGGGCATCTCCTGGGGGCACGCGGCGGCCACGCTGGCAGAGAAGGTTCTCGGCAAGATGCAGGGCCGGCGCGTGGTGGTGGTCGGCGCCGGCGAGATGGCGCGGCTCTCGGCGCAGCACCTCCGCGACCAGGGCGCGCGCATCGTGGTCCTGAACCGCACCCTCGTGAACGGCGAGGCCCTCGCGCGGGAGGTCGGGGGCGTCGCCCGTCCCCTCGAGGCGCTCGGGGAGGAGCTGGCGCAGGCGGACGTGGTCGTCTCCGCGGCGCCGGTGGCGCCGGATGCGTTCCAGCCGGAGGCGATGGCCGAGCTCTCCCGCAGCCGCAAGCGGCCCATCGTGCTCGTCGATCTCGCCGTCCCACGGGCCATCCCCGCCGCCACCGGAGCCATCCGCGACGTGTACCTGTGCGACGTCGACGACCTGGATCGGGTGATGAAGGCGGCCATGAGCGAGCGGGCGGCAGCAGTGGCCGACGCGGACCGGATCATCGCCGAGGAGGTCGGCAAGTTCGTCCGCGCCGAGGCGGAGCGCCGGGCCGCCCCGCTCATCCAGGAGATGCGCACCCGCGCGAGCGCCATCGCCCGGGAGGAGGTGGAGCGCACCCTCCGGAGGCTCGGGGAGGATCCGGAGGTGGAGCGGCGCCTCGAGGCGATGGCCGGCTCGATCGTCTCGAAGATCCTGCACGCCCCGAGCGCCCGGCTGCGTCAGGCGGTGTGCGACGGCTGCTCCGGGGAGGCGCTCGTGTCGGCGGCGGTGGAGATCTTCGAGCTCTCCGCCGACATCCGCGTACATCGCGGGAACGCGGCCTGA
- a CDS encoding sensor histidine kinase — protein MNPFERLFKRLDSSIRARILLPTALLFALTMAAMVASGVHLYSSDIERGRRERAQIFTEMVASGVSNTMLSGQPNAVPALLGTLLAHNSELLAASLVAPTGYVSVSTAPALVGSVPWPELGQYEKTTVVQSPNGNALEYAVLHPIPNAAACVRCHGDHSHVNGWLDLRFTRHSIEDAESRLARTLILAASGALVCLLAILLWLLGREAVTPLQRLVNAMRRAEAGELTVRADEGRPDELGIAARGFDAMLAALRRSQSELEAFYRERMVRADRFAAVGEIATGLAHEIKNPLAGLSGALELLAEDLSANPQHAEVVGEMRHQVQRLTHTMESLLSFARPPKAKLRSTDVNATLEKVLFLIRQQRNGGVSEVVPELMPELPSVLADPSQLEQVFLNICLNACQAMGAQGGGKLTVRSRPGDGNVVVEIADTGPGIPADLRAQVFKPFFTTKREGNGLGLAISARIVAEHGGHIGYRCPPEGGTVFTVTLQQVRAARAPEQAA, from the coding sequence ATGAACCCCTTCGAACGCCTCTTCAAGCGGCTCGATTCGAGCATCCGGGCGCGCATCCTGCTCCCGACGGCGCTCCTGTTCGCCCTGACGATGGCGGCCATGGTCGCGAGCGGCGTCCACCTGTACAGCTCCGACATCGAGCGGGGGCGCCGGGAGCGCGCCCAGATCTTCACCGAGATGGTGGCCTCCGGCGTCTCGAACACCATGCTCTCGGGGCAGCCGAACGCGGTCCCCGCGCTGCTCGGGACGCTCCTCGCCCACAACAGCGAGCTCCTCGCGGCGAGCCTCGTCGCCCCGACGGGCTACGTCTCGGTGTCCACCGCCCCGGCGCTGGTCGGCTCGGTGCCCTGGCCCGAGCTGGGGCAGTACGAGAAGACGACCGTGGTGCAGTCTCCCAACGGGAACGCGCTCGAGTACGCCGTCCTCCACCCCATCCCGAACGCGGCCGCCTGCGTGCGCTGCCACGGCGACCACTCCCACGTGAACGGCTGGCTGGACCTGCGCTTCACGCGTCACTCGATCGAGGACGCCGAGTCCCGGCTCGCGCGGACGCTCATCCTCGCCGCCTCGGGCGCGCTGGTCTGCCTCCTCGCCATCCTCCTGTGGCTCCTCGGGCGGGAGGCGGTGACCCCGCTCCAGCGCCTCGTCAACGCGATGCGCCGCGCAGAGGCCGGCGAGCTGACGGTGCGCGCCGACGAGGGGCGGCCCGACGAGCTCGGCATCGCCGCGCGCGGCTTCGACGCGATGCTCGCGGCGCTGCGGCGCAGCCAGTCGGAGCTGGAGGCCTTCTACCGGGAGCGGATGGTGCGCGCCGATCGCTTCGCCGCGGTGGGCGAGATCGCCACGGGCCTCGCCCACGAGATCAAGAACCCGCTCGCCGGGCTCTCCGGCGCGCTCGAGCTGCTCGCCGAGGACCTCTCCGCCAACCCGCAGCACGCCGAGGTGGTCGGCGAGATGCGCCACCAGGTGCAGCGGCTCACGCACACGATGGAGAGCCTCCTCAGCTTCGCACGCCCACCCAAGGCGAAGCTCCGCTCCACCGACGTGAACGCCACGCTGGAGAAGGTGCTGTTCCTCATCCGCCAGCAGCGGAACGGGGGAGTGTCGGAGGTGGTGCCGGAGCTGATGCCCGAGCTCCCCTCCGTCCTCGCGGATCCGTCGCAGCTCGAGCAGGTGTTCCTCAACATCTGCCTGAACGCCTGCCAGGCGATGGGCGCGCAGGGCGGCGGCAAGCTCACGGTCCGCTCGCGGCCAGGGGACGGGAACGTCGTCGTCGAGATCGCCGACACCGGCCCAGGCATCCCGGCGGATCTCCGCGCCCAGGTCTTCAAGCCGTTCTTCACGACCAAGCGCGAGGGGAACGGCCTCGGCCTCGCGATCTCCGCCCGCATCGTGGCGGAGCACGGAGGCCACATCGGTTACCGCTGCCCACCGGAGGGAGGAACGGTGTTCACGGTCACGTTGCAGCAGGTCCGCGCCGCCCGCGCCCCGGAGCAAGCCGCATGA
- a CDS encoding sigma-54 dependent transcriptional regulator, with product MTNLSSRVLVVDDEKLIRWSVAERLQRSGYEVISAESGEQALELIAANPPDVMLLDVKLPGIDGVQTLQRALAENADLIVLMMSAHSTVDVAVEAMKHGAVDFLVKPFPFQALDAAVERAIATARTRRQITALASERRNANALDAIVGGSASMEQVRSMISRLGSSDTTTVLIEGESGCGKEVVGRAIHFQSARAERPFLQVNCAALPEHLLESELFGHERGAFTDAHAQKRGLFESAEGGSVMLDEIGDLPPGGQAKLLRLLENKTFRRVGGVQELRSDVRVIAATNVDLEQRVAEGRFRADLFFRLNVVRIIVPPLREHQEDVPALAAHFIARFNAELKRQVRGVSSQAMELLKAYHWPGNVRELRNVVERAFILHAGVDEIRPEHLSPELRRATPAKRSEKLVPAVTPDGLVLDDVERKLIVEAMERASGNQSKAARLLGVSRDTLRYRLKKHGIG from the coding sequence ATGACGAACCTCTCCTCCCGCGTCCTCGTCGTCGACGACGAGAAGCTCATCCGCTGGTCCGTGGCCGAGCGCCTGCAGCGCAGCGGGTACGAGGTGATCTCGGCGGAGTCCGGCGAGCAGGCGCTCGAGCTGATCGCCGCGAATCCGCCGGACGTGATGCTCCTCGACGTCAAGCTGCCGGGCATCGACGGCGTCCAGACGCTGCAGCGCGCGCTCGCCGAGAACGCGGATCTCATCGTCCTCATGATGTCGGCCCACTCCACCGTGGACGTGGCGGTCGAGGCCATGAAGCACGGCGCGGTGGACTTCCTCGTGAAGCCGTTCCCGTTCCAGGCGCTCGACGCCGCGGTGGAGCGCGCGATCGCGACGGCCCGGACGCGCCGGCAGATCACCGCGCTCGCGAGCGAGCGCCGCAACGCGAACGCGCTCGACGCGATCGTCGGCGGCTCGGCGTCGATGGAGCAGGTGCGCTCCATGATCTCGCGGCTCGGCAGCTCCGACACCACGACCGTGCTCATCGAGGGCGAGAGCGGCTGCGGCAAGGAGGTCGTCGGCCGCGCCATCCACTTCCAGAGCGCGCGCGCGGAGCGCCCGTTCCTCCAGGTGAACTGCGCGGCGCTGCCGGAGCACCTCCTCGAGTCCGAGCTGTTCGGTCACGAGCGCGGCGCCTTCACCGACGCCCACGCCCAGAAGCGCGGCCTCTTCGAGAGCGCCGAGGGCGGCTCGGTGATGCTGGACGAGATCGGCGACCTGCCCCCCGGGGGCCAGGCGAAGCTCCTCCGCCTCCTCGAGAACAAGACGTTCCGCCGCGTCGGCGGGGTCCAGGAGCTGCGCAGCGACGTCCGCGTGATCGCCGCCACCAACGTGGACCTCGAGCAGCGCGTCGCCGAGGGCCGCTTCCGCGCGGACCTCTTCTTCCGGCTGAACGTGGTCCGCATCATCGTCCCGCCCTTGCGGGAGCACCAGGAGGACGTCCCCGCGCTGGCCGCGCACTTCATCGCCCGGTTCAACGCCGAGCTGAAGCGGCAGGTGCGAGGCGTGTCGAGCCAGGCGATGGAGCTGCTCAAGGCCTATCACTGGCCCGGCAACGTCCGCGAGCTCCGCAACGTGGTGGAGCGCGCCTTCATCCTGCACGCGGGCGTCGACGAGATCCGCCCGGAGCACCTCAGCCCCGAGCTGCGCCGCGCCACCCCCGCCAAGCGCTCCGAGAAGCTCGTCCCCGCCGTCACGCCGGACGGGCTCGTCCTGGACGACGTGGAGCGGAAGCTCATCGTCGAGGCGATGGAGCGCGCGAGCGGCAACCAGTCGAAGGCCGCGCGGCTCCTCGGCGTCTCGCGAGATACGCTGCGGTACCGGCTGAAGAAGCACGGGATCGGGTAG